The Mytilus galloprovincialis chromosome 2, xbMytGall1.hap1.1, whole genome shotgun sequence genome has a window encoding:
- the LOC143062588 gene encoding uncharacterized protein LOC143062588, whose product MEKAISDLNRNKAVDYFGINAENIIHGGKQLQQYLQLLFDKSFEFGCISDILKIGILFPVYKNKGDIKSAKNYRGITVTPTYSKLIEKIIKIRENPVILKNQNPLQRGFTENTTPLLCELMIEEFERESKDLKLPTYIALLDGKSAFDVVVHSNLIRRLYQAGISDQSIILIDSLYKNATSCVKWRNNTSQIFEIEQGVRQGGAISADLYKLYVNPLLNILSGTGLGGHIGDIGCCAPTCADDVAIISNNPMELQMLIDIAANFSKREGYTLQPTKSVVIPISTSTKSIEIDENYWNINKNPMPVVEHSTHIGIQKCQKNSAKLTAEENMKKARRSLYSLMGTGLHGKNGLDPGTAITILYTYVMPILTYGLEILLPSGRILDSIHQFHKKMIKQILSLAKNTADPAVYILSGSLPMEAELHLKALSLYGNITRADRSTIEWRLAERQLHLKTNQSNSWFIQIKKICLKYDILGCQDFLNNPLGKLQWKSLITKKIHTYWNDKINKESEKYSSLKYISGEYMAKRIHPILTTNTSNCRDIIKLPIRTRFATGNYILQTNRAKFNQNDVSAVCRVCGKEDETISHFLISCTPLETERMSLLKSLREQYIKVLELLNINMHDIDVDFIHVIINPYHLVNYCGTSLTSELCAFINIHIEPACRTLIYKLHLHRYKLLNLDQKRSRKNNLRS is encoded by the coding sequence ATGGAAAAAGCAATATCTGatttaaatagaaataaagcAGTTGACTACTTTGGCATTAATGCAGAAAACATCATACATGGTGGAAAACAACTTCAACAATATTTacaattactttttgataaatcaTTTGAATTTGGCTGCATATCTGACATTCTCAAAATTGGAATATTGTTCCCAGTATATAAGAATAAGGGTGATATTAAAAGTGCTAAAAACTACCGTGGTATTACCGTCACTCCAACATACTCCAAGCTTATAGAGAAAATAATCAAGATAAGGGAGAATCCAGTTATCCTGAAAAATCAGAATCCACTCCAAAGAGGATTTACAGAAAACACCACCCCTCTATTATGTGAACTTATGATCGAAGAGTTTGAACGTGAGAGCAAAGATTTAAAACTTCCAACATATATAGCCCTTTTAGATGGTAAATCTGCATTTGATGTAGTTGTTCATTCAAATTTAATACGGAGATTATATCAAGCCGGTATTTCAGACCAATCTATAATATTAATAGATAGCTTGTATAAAAATGCAACTTCATGCGTAAAATGGAGAAACAACACTTCACAGATCTTTGAGATAGAACAGGGTGTACGACAGGGTGGAGCTATTAGCGCTGATTTATATAAACTATATGTTAATCCGCTATTGAATATTCTAAGTGGAACAGGACTGGGTGGACATATAGGTGACATTGGATGCTGTGCCCCAACTTGTGCTGATGATGTAGCCATAATTTCAAACAACCCTATGGAACTTCAAATGTTGATAGACATTGCTGCCAACTTCAGTAAGAGAGAGGGCTACACGTTGCAACCAACAAAAAGTGTAGTCATACCAATTAGTACCTCTACTAAATCTATTGAAATCGATGAAAACTATTGGAACATCAATAAAAATCCGATGCCAGTTGTAGAACATTCCACACACATTGGaatacaaaaatgtcaaaaaaattctGCAAAACTTACTGCTGAGGAAAACATGAAAAAAGCAAGACGATCACTTTATAGTCTTATGGGTACAGGTCTACATGGAAAGAATGGTTTGGATCCTGGAACAGCTATAACGATCCTATATACTTATGTCATGCCTATTTTAACCTATGGCCTTGAAATCTTACTTCCATCTGGCCGTATTTTGGATTCTATACATCAATTCCAtaagaaaatgataaaacaaatactgtCATTAGCCAAAAATACAGCTGATCCTGCGGTATACATTTTAAGTGGATCTCTACCTATGGAGGCTGAACTACATCTCAAAGCATTATCTCTATACGGAAATATTACAAGAGCAGATAGATCTACCATTGAATGGAGACTAGCAGAAAGACAACTACATTTAAAGACAAACCAAAGTAATAGTTGGTTCATCCAAATCAagaaaatatgtttgaaatatgACATTTTGGGCTGTCAGGATTTTTTAAATAACCCTTTAGGAAAATTGCAATGGAAAAGTTTAATCACCAAAAAAATACATACCTATTGGAATGACAAAATTAATAAAGAATCAGAGAAATACTCCAGCTTAAAATACATATCTGGTGAATATATGGCAAAAAGAATACATCCAATTCTTACAACAAATACATCAAATTGTAGAGACATAATCAAATTACCCATTAGGACCAGATTTGCAACTGGCAATTACATCTTACAGACAAATAGagcaaaatttaatcaaaatgatGTATCTGCCGTCTGCAGAGTTTGCGGTAAAGAGGATGAAACCATTTCACATTTTCTGATTTCATGTACACCTTTAGAAACTGAAAGAATGTCTCTCTTGAAATCTCTCCGGGAACAATATATCAAAGTGCTAGAACTACTAAACATTAATATGCATGATATAGATGTAGACTTCATCCATGTTATTATCAATCCATATCATCTAGTAAATTATTGTGGTACCTCTCTAACCAGTGAACTTTGTGCTTTTATTAACATCCATATAGAGCCTGCTTGTAGAACATTAATATATAAGCTTCATTTACACAGATACAAACTTTTAAATTTAGATCAGAAAAGAtctagaaaaaataatttaagatcATAG